One part of the Rhodococcus oxybenzonivorans genome encodes these proteins:
- a CDS encoding VOC family protein, giving the protein MTAQRKTHINGVHTVAVPVADQDRALEFYVSTLGFERRMDAEFGEGQRWVEVAPPGSVTSIALVPEREGAPAGVETGIRLSTADADADHATLAAHGVDVDAEVMRLGDYVPPMFYFRDPDGNRLVLVELQRESQADTEN; this is encoded by the coding sequence GTGACCGCACAGCGCAAGACACACATCAACGGGGTGCATACGGTGGCCGTGCCTGTCGCCGATCAGGACAGGGCCCTCGAATTCTACGTCAGCACACTCGGTTTCGAACGCCGCATGGATGCCGAGTTCGGCGAGGGGCAGCGCTGGGTCGAGGTGGCACCCCCAGGATCAGTCACCTCCATTGCCCTGGTTCCGGAACGTGAGGGCGCACCGGCCGGCGTCGAGACCGGCATTCGGCTGTCCACTGCGGACGCCGACGCCGATCATGCGACTCTCGCGGCGCACGGTGTCGATGTGGACGCGGAGGTCATGCGCCTCGGCGACTACGTACCGCCCATGTTCTATTTCCGCGATCCCGACGGCAACCGGCTCGTACTCGTCGAACTGCAACGAGAGAGCCAGGCGGACACAGAAAACTAA
- the aztA gene encoding zinc ABC transporter ATP-binding protein AztA encodes MIVVSELTVRYGTAVALNRVSASFTERTVTALIGHNGSGKSTLLHALAGILRPTSGSIDGLRGRRVAYVPQRTAVGDNLPLTVRELVGMGAWQRRGLFRRLTPDDRQAVEVALTRLDITDIAARQVGTLSGGQRQRALLAQALVQRGDLLLLDEPTTGLDAQARAVINDVIDEEAARGAIVVVATHELLDAERAGCTLTLTAGSLQGPTDATVSGKFSVSA; translated from the coding sequence ATGATTGTCGTAAGCGAACTCACCGTGCGGTACGGGACCGCCGTGGCGCTGAACCGTGTCAGCGCATCCTTCACTGAGCGGACGGTTACCGCGCTCATAGGGCACAACGGGTCCGGCAAGTCGACGCTGCTCCATGCACTGGCCGGCATCCTGCGCCCCACGTCCGGAAGCATCGACGGCCTCCGCGGGCGGCGCGTCGCCTACGTGCCACAACGTACGGCGGTCGGGGACAACCTGCCCCTCACGGTGCGCGAGCTCGTCGGCATGGGCGCGTGGCAGCGCCGTGGACTGTTTCGCCGCCTCACCCCCGACGACCGCCAAGCTGTGGAGGTTGCGTTGACGAGGCTCGACATCACGGATATCGCTGCGCGGCAAGTAGGTACGCTGTCGGGCGGTCAACGGCAACGCGCGTTGCTCGCTCAGGCGCTCGTGCAACGCGGTGACCTACTGCTCCTCGACGAGCCGACCACCGGACTCGATGCGCAGGCCCGCGCCGTAATCAACGACGTGATCGACGAAGAAGCCGCACGAGGTGCCATCGTCGTCGTGGCCACCCACGAGCTGCTCGATGCCGAGCGCGCCGGTTGCACGCTGACGTTGACGGCCGGGTCTCTTCAGGGGCCGACGGACGCCACTGTGTCCGGGAAGTTCTCTGTGTCTGCTTAG
- the aztB gene encoding zinc ABC transporter permease AztB produces the protein MQWLLDPFMVSFVRRALFAGMLVSVLCGLVGTWVVVRGMAFMSEAISHGMLPGVAVAYLASANLVLGAAASAVVMILGVSWVSKNSRLSEDTGIGLLFVGMLALGVVIVSRARSFAVDLTAFLFGDVLSATWDDLIWLTAAVVVAALISVVAYRPFVALVFDERKAHTLGLRPRLAHLALLALVVLAVVASFRIVGTLLVFGLLVAPSATAALFGRSLVATMSLAVLLGWSATALGLIVSWNADTAAGSTIAGLAVLQFFVAVLIRTAVMRLRAASSPAPVPIG, from the coding sequence ATGCAGTGGCTACTCGATCCGTTCATGGTGTCTTTCGTTCGCCGGGCGTTGTTCGCCGGAATGCTGGTCTCCGTTCTGTGCGGGCTGGTGGGCACCTGGGTGGTGGTACGCGGAATGGCGTTCATGAGTGAAGCCATCTCCCACGGGATGTTGCCCGGCGTGGCGGTCGCGTACCTCGCGAGCGCCAACCTCGTCCTCGGCGCAGCCGCGAGCGCGGTGGTGATGATTCTTGGCGTTTCGTGGGTGTCGAAGAATTCCCGGCTGTCCGAGGACACGGGCATCGGTCTTTTGTTCGTCGGAATGCTCGCACTCGGTGTGGTCATCGTCTCGCGGGCACGCTCGTTCGCGGTCGATCTCACGGCGTTCCTGTTCGGGGATGTGCTGTCGGCAACGTGGGACGATCTGATCTGGCTCACCGCAGCCGTTGTCGTCGCAGCCCTGATCTCCGTGGTGGCCTACCGGCCGTTCGTTGCTCTGGTCTTCGACGAACGCAAAGCACACACACTGGGGTTGCGGCCGCGGTTGGCGCACCTGGCGCTGCTCGCCCTGGTAGTCCTCGCCGTCGTAGCGTCGTTCCGCATCGTCGGAACATTGCTCGTCTTCGGACTCCTGGTTGCGCCCTCCGCCACCGCGGCACTCTTCGGCCGCTCGCTTGTCGCAACCATGAGCCTGGCCGTGCTGCTCGGATGGTCGGCCACAGCCCTTGGACTGATCGTGTCGTGGAACGCCGACACCGCCGCGGGCTCCACCATTGCCGGACTGGCCGTGCTGCAATTCTTCGTCGCCGTACTCATCCGAACTGCAGTGATGCGCCTACGTGCAGCGAGTTCGCCCGCGCCTGTGCCGATTGGCTAG
- a CDS encoding ABC transporter, with protein MQNRTLVRAALAMSITALVSTGCGSDATDETAPSGQSRPGSDLAAEAGATEVEGPEPRLVVADALSGRVDVLDLTTADKIHSFHFDHPTVLTTVKDRYAFAVDASGGTVHVVDAGSWTIDHGDHNHSYTKAPIEIGKLTGEQPGAVVIGDDKVATFFDADGRADVIDFAQLRKDSAEVGEVVPSASAHAGMAIPVADRYLVSRPGTGAGAFAPASFELRNADSGVETAFDVACPAANGHAVFDSYALAACDDGVFLARVTGGQWTAEKIPYPEGIGPSTRPTAFRGTDGTPLLAATAGSPTANDGVLLLDPLTHHWTHVRTPAAALDVNLSGDGRSLFAVLADGTFRVFDAASGAETASATALTGDKPHESAAITVGGNRAYVTDPEAKAVIEIDYRDNARIARRLDVGISVSSVSVVGS; from the coding sequence GTGCAGAACAGGACATTGGTGCGCGCGGCGCTCGCCATGTCGATCACCGCGCTGGTATCGACCGGGTGCGGCTCGGACGCGACGGACGAGACCGCGCCCAGCGGCCAGAGCAGGCCGGGCAGCGACCTCGCGGCCGAAGCAGGAGCCACCGAGGTAGAGGGGCCCGAGCCACGACTGGTCGTCGCAGACGCGCTGTCCGGCCGTGTCGACGTCCTCGATCTGACGACCGCGGACAAGATCCATTCGTTCCATTTCGACCATCCGACGGTCCTCACCACAGTCAAGGACCGCTACGCGTTCGCAGTCGATGCATCGGGCGGCACCGTGCATGTGGTCGACGCCGGATCATGGACCATCGACCACGGCGACCACAACCACTCTTACACCAAGGCCCCCATCGAGATCGGCAAGCTGACCGGCGAACAGCCGGGAGCCGTCGTAATCGGTGACGACAAGGTCGCCACATTTTTCGATGCCGACGGCCGCGCCGACGTGATCGACTTCGCGCAGCTGCGCAAGGACAGCGCCGAGGTCGGCGAGGTCGTGCCGTCCGCATCTGCGCACGCCGGAATGGCGATACCCGTCGCCGATCGCTACCTCGTCTCTCGACCGGGCACCGGCGCAGGGGCTTTCGCACCGGCTTCGTTCGAGCTCCGCAACGCGGACAGCGGGGTGGAGACGGCATTCGACGTCGCGTGCCCGGCAGCGAACGGACACGCCGTCTTCGACTCCTACGCGCTCGCGGCGTGTGACGACGGTGTCTTCCTCGCACGCGTCACCGGCGGACAGTGGACGGCGGAGAAGATTCCGTACCCGGAAGGCATCGGACCGAGCACCCGCCCCACCGCGTTCCGTGGGACCGACGGAACGCCCCTCCTAGCCGCGACAGCGGGATCACCTACCGCCAATGACGGTGTGCTGCTGCTCGATCCACTGACCCACCACTGGACCCACGTTCGGACGCCGGCCGCGGCGCTCGACGTAAACCTGTCCGGCGACGGCCGCTCGCTCTTCGCCGTCCTCGCCGACGGCACCTTCCGGGTGTTCGACGCAGCGTCCGGGGCGGAGACGGCATCCGCCACGGCCCTGACCGGCGACAAGCCGCACGAGTCCGCAGCGATCACCGTCGGCGGCAATCGCGCCTACGTCACCGACCCGGAAGCGAAAGCCGTGATAGAGATCGACTATCGAGACAACGCACGAATAGCACGCAGGCTTGATGTCGGAATTTCCGTCTCCTCGGTCAGCGTCGTGGGTTCATGA
- the aztC gene encoding zinc ABC transporter substrate-binding protein AztC — MTATLRRLVPLGLLLALTASAVTACASSAADGPLVVVTTNILGDVVENVVGDQADVMVLMPRNADPHSFEISAPEAARVASADLVVSNGLGLEEGLGSTVEAARAESIPILEVGERVRPIEYGTGQSSGLLDPHIWTDPDRMREAVALVRDAVIEHVTGVDAQVIRDRSDDYSGQLEELTERMTSRFAGIPEERRTLVTNHHVFGYLAERFDFEVVGAVIPSGTTLASPSASDLSQLAATITSAKAPAIFVDSSQPNRLAEVLASEARLPVAVVSLFTESLGDVGSDAGTYIQMMDSNSLTISRSLAS, encoded by the coding sequence ATGACGGCGACGTTGCGGCGCCTGGTGCCGCTCGGTCTTCTGCTCGCGCTCACCGCCTCGGCCGTCACCGCGTGTGCCTCCTCAGCCGCCGATGGCCCGTTGGTGGTGGTGACGACGAACATTCTGGGTGACGTGGTAGAGAACGTCGTCGGGGATCAGGCCGACGTCATGGTGCTGATGCCGAGGAATGCCGACCCGCACTCGTTCGAGATCTCGGCCCCGGAAGCCGCACGGGTGGCGAGCGCCGATCTCGTCGTATCCAACGGACTCGGGCTCGAAGAGGGATTGGGAAGCACTGTCGAAGCTGCCCGGGCCGAGTCGATCCCGATTCTCGAGGTCGGTGAGCGTGTGCGGCCCATCGAGTACGGCACCGGGCAGTCCTCGGGCTTACTGGACCCACATATCTGGACCGATCCGGACCGCATGCGCGAAGCTGTCGCCCTTGTTCGCGACGCGGTCATCGAGCACGTGACCGGTGTGGACGCACAGGTGATTCGAGATCGATCCGATGACTACTCGGGTCAACTCGAGGAGCTGACCGAGCGGATGACGTCTCGGTTCGCAGGCATTCCGGAAGAGCGCCGCACACTGGTCACGAACCATCATGTATTCGGCTATCTCGCAGAGCGATTCGATTTCGAGGTGGTCGGCGCCGTCATTCCGAGTGGAACCACACTGGCGTCACCCAGCGCTTCCGACCTGTCGCAACTCGCCGCCACCATCACTTCCGCGAAGGCACCGGCAATCTTCGTGGATTCGTCACAACCGAATCGGCTCGCCGAAGTGCTGGCTTCGGAGGCGAGGTTGCCCGTCGCCGTCGTCTCCCTGTTCACCGAGTCACTCGGGGACGTGGGGTCGGACGCCGGGACCTACATACAGATGATGGACTCCAATTCCCTCACGATCAGCCGGAGCCTGGCGTCGTGA
- the aztD gene encoding zinc metallochaperone AztD encodes MALTIICDKEYFSWVTLLRRSPLPAAFVALGLSAALLTSCSSDSADAATDNATRTDSATPRLALSYDGGVLVLDAKTLDVVGTAEMDGFNRLNPAGDGRHVLISTGSSFTALDTGTWTDGDSHFVNDPAVTDISFDATTPGHVVRHDGKTVLFDDGTGLVRVFDPAKLAGGLPETTDYTTPEAHHGVAVELSDGSMLTTVGNEDERTGIVVLDRDRKEIARNEECPGVHGEAVAADETVVVGCQNGLLIYRDGVITKVTSPDPYGRIGNQAGDENSPIILGDYKTDPDAELERPQRVSLTDTTTGQLTLVDLGTSYTFRSLGRGVHGEALVLGTDGALHVIDPGSKTVTRTVPLIDPWTEPEKWQSPRPALFVQDGTAYVTDPAKNRIHAVDLESWTVSDSADLPQTPNEITGVTG; translated from the coding sequence ATGGCTTTGACAATCATTTGCGATAAGGAGTACTTCTCATGGGTGACCCTTTTGCGTAGATCTCCCCTGCCCGCGGCCTTTGTTGCTCTAGGACTCTCGGCTGCGCTCTTGACTTCCTGCTCTTCCGACTCGGCAGACGCTGCCACCGACAACGCAACGCGCACCGATTCGGCGACGCCCCGCCTCGCGTTGAGCTACGACGGAGGCGTGCTCGTGCTCGACGCGAAGACACTCGATGTCGTCGGAACCGCCGAGATGGACGGGTTCAACCGCCTCAACCCGGCGGGTGACGGCCGGCATGTACTCATCAGCACGGGCAGCAGTTTCACCGCGCTCGACACCGGAACCTGGACGGACGGCGACAGCCATTTCGTCAATGATCCGGCTGTCACGGACATCTCGTTCGACGCGACGACGCCCGGGCACGTGGTCCGGCACGACGGCAAAACGGTGCTGTTCGACGACGGAACCGGCTTGGTGCGCGTCTTCGACCCGGCAAAGCTCGCCGGTGGTCTGCCCGAGACCACCGACTACACGACACCGGAAGCGCACCATGGTGTGGCGGTCGAACTGTCGGACGGCAGCATGCTCACCACGGTGGGCAACGAAGACGAGCGGACCGGCATCGTCGTACTCGACCGCGACCGCAAGGAGATTGCGCGCAACGAGGAGTGCCCCGGCGTACACGGCGAAGCCGTGGCGGCGGACGAAACCGTGGTTGTCGGTTGCCAGAACGGCCTGCTGATCTACCGTGACGGCGTCATCACCAAGGTGACCAGTCCCGATCCGTACGGACGCATCGGCAACCAGGCCGGGGACGAGAATTCCCCGATCATCCTGGGCGATTACAAGACCGACCCGGACGCCGAGCTCGAGCGTCCTCAGCGGGTCAGCCTGACCGACACCACCACCGGACAGCTGACGCTCGTCGACCTCGGCACCAGCTACACGTTCCGTTCCCTCGGCCGCGGTGTGCACGGTGAAGCGCTCGTCCTGGGTACCGACGGCGCACTGCACGTGATCGATCCCGGGTCCAAGACGGTGACCCGTACGGTGCCGCTGATCGACCCCTGGACCGAGCCGGAGAAGTGGCAGTCGCCCCGGCCCGCTCTGTTCGTGCAGGACGGCACGGCCTACGTGACCGATCCGGCGAAGAACAGGATCCACGCGGTCGACCTCGAGTCCTGGACCGTGTCCGATTCGGCCGATCTTCCGCAGACGCCGAACGAGATCACCGGCGTCACCGGCTGA
- a CDS encoding carboxymuconolactone decarboxylase family protein, with protein MTEAEPAGPTGGGRSPAVEAGLAVRREVMGADFVERALTRTAGTDSESLQEFVSEHVWGAVWNRPGLDRRSRSLLNLGMLIALRAHGELKGHVRGALRNGLTRTEIVEAVIHASAYCGAPAGLSAMAVVQEALDEELGPLAGTTDAS; from the coding sequence ATGACCGAAGCAGAACCGGCCGGCCCGACCGGTGGTGGTCGAAGTCCCGCAGTCGAGGCGGGGCTGGCAGTGCGCCGCGAGGTGATGGGCGCTGATTTCGTCGAGCGGGCGCTCACCCGCACTGCCGGTACCGACAGCGAATCTCTGCAGGAATTCGTCAGTGAACACGTCTGGGGTGCTGTATGGAACCGGCCCGGGTTGGATCGGCGCAGCCGTAGCCTGCTCAACCTCGGGATGCTGATTGCACTGCGGGCGCACGGTGAGCTGAAAGGGCATGTGCGCGGAGCTCTTCGAAACGGTCTGACCCGCACGGAGATCGTGGAGGCGGTCATTCACGCCAGCGCCTACTGCGGTGCCCCCGCCGGATTGTCGGCGATGGCTGTGGTGCAGGAAGCACTCGACGAGGAACTCGGTCCGCTCGCGGGCACAACCGACGCGTCGTGA
- a CDS encoding MmcQ/YjbR family DNA-binding protein: MPTEHEVRTMMLALPEAHEVVVANWGDQPTFRVRNKMFGLVGYGAPTVCLKATLETQTALVQEDPEVFLVAPFFGRWGWIDVVLEAVTSTELAELVEEAWRLTAPKRVVAAYDKERGATPLS, encoded by the coding sequence ATGCCGACCGAGCACGAGGTGCGCACGATGATGCTGGCTCTGCCAGAGGCACACGAGGTGGTGGTCGCCAACTGGGGTGACCAGCCGACCTTCCGGGTGCGCAACAAGATGTTCGGTCTGGTCGGGTACGGCGCGCCCACGGTGTGTCTGAAAGCCACCCTCGAAACCCAGACCGCCCTCGTTCAGGAAGATCCTGAGGTGTTTCTCGTGGCACCGTTCTTCGGGCGCTGGGGGTGGATCGACGTGGTTCTGGAGGCGGTGACGTCGACCGAACTGGCGGAGCTGGTCGAGGAGGCGTGGCGCCTCACCGCCCCCAAACGTGTCGTCGCCGCGTACGACAAGGAACGGGGTGCTACTCCGCTGTCGTGA
- a CDS encoding TIGR01777 family oxidoreductase, with translation MGIVHSSVIRSARDELFAWHTRPGAFTRLSPPWQPLALDEEAESLKAGQAVLRLPGGLRWTARHDPAGYDPPRQFVDYSAGLPMRLLVPWRHTHTFEVVSEDETRMTDRVDTAVPGRFLTSTFRYRHRQVADDMARHQWASTLAPGSRTIAVTGSSGLVGSALTAFLATGGHRVVRLVRRTPRTPDERRWNPAAPAADLLAGVDAVIHLAGASIAGRFTDSHRRAVRDSRIEPTRRLAELIASTPDGPKVFVTASAIGYYGPDRGDELLHEADERGDGFFADTVAEWEGATASASDAGARVVAVRTGIVQSPKGGVLRLQRPLFEVGLGGRLGAGTQWLSWIDLDDLVDIYHRAVVDTRLTGPVNAVAPNPVRNAEYTAVLASVLHRPAFLPVPDFGPKLLLGEQGARELALANQRVVPGRLLSREHRFRRPDLESALRHQLGRFTTAE, from the coding sequence ATGGGCATCGTGCATTCGAGCGTGATCCGATCCGCGCGGGACGAGCTGTTCGCGTGGCATACGAGACCCGGGGCCTTCACTCGGCTGTCGCCGCCGTGGCAGCCGCTGGCGCTCGACGAGGAAGCGGAATCCCTGAAGGCGGGGCAGGCGGTGCTGCGCTTGCCGGGCGGCCTGCGGTGGACAGCCCGACACGACCCAGCGGGGTACGACCCGCCGCGGCAGTTCGTCGACTATTCGGCGGGGCTCCCGATGCGGTTGCTGGTGCCGTGGCGGCACACGCACACGTTCGAGGTCGTATCCGAAGACGAGACCCGGATGACCGACCGCGTCGACACCGCCGTCCCTGGCCGCTTCCTGACCTCGACGTTCCGCTACCGGCATCGCCAGGTCGCCGACGACATGGCCCGCCACCAGTGGGCATCGACCCTGGCGCCGGGTTCCCGCACGATCGCGGTGACCGGTAGTTCGGGCTTGGTGGGTTCGGCTCTCACCGCGTTCCTCGCCACGGGAGGGCACCGGGTCGTCCGCTTGGTGCGCCGCACGCCGCGGACCCCGGACGAGCGGCGTTGGAACCCGGCCGCTCCGGCCGCCGATCTCCTCGCGGGCGTCGACGCGGTGATCCACCTCGCCGGCGCGTCCATTGCGGGCCGCTTCACCGACAGCCACCGCCGTGCCGTTCGGGACAGCCGCATCGAACCCACTCGGCGGCTGGCTGAGCTGATCGCATCCACTCCCGACGGACCCAAGGTCTTCGTCACTGCGTCGGCGATCGGCTACTACGGTCCGGACCGCGGCGACGAGCTCCTGCACGAAGCCGACGAGCGTGGTGACGGCTTCTTCGCCGACACGGTGGCAGAGTGGGAAGGTGCGACCGCTTCCGCCTCCGATGCGGGCGCGCGGGTGGTGGCCGTGCGGACCGGTATCGTCCAATCGCCGAAAGGTGGTGTCCTGCGGCTACAGCGGCCACTCTTCGAAGTGGGACTCGGTGGCCGGCTCGGTGCAGGTACGCAATGGTTGTCGTGGATCGACCTCGACGATCTGGTGGACATCTACCATCGGGCCGTCGTCGACACGCGCTTGACTGGTCCGGTGAATGCCGTCGCGCCGAACCCCGTGCGCAACGCGGAGTACACGGCGGTACTTGCGTCGGTGCTGCACCGGCCGGCGTTCCTACCGGTGCCCGACTTCGGACCCAAACTACTCCTGGGTGAGCAAGGGGCCCGAGAACTGGCCCTCGCGAATCAGCGAGTTGTTCCGGGACGGCTTCTCTCGCGCGAGCACCGGTTCCGGCGCCCCGATCTCGAAAGTGCCCTGCGGCATCAGCTCGGGCGATTCACGACAGCGGAGTAG
- a CDS encoding SDR family oxidoreductase, whose amino-acid sequence MTQLRVLVTGATGYIGGRLAPRLLEAGYQVRVLARSPEKLTDVPWASDVDIARGDLSDPESLSAAFADVDVVYYLVHSMGGPDEFEEAERVSAENVARAAHTAGVGRIVYLGGLHPESADLSPHLRSRTEVGKILTESGVPTMVLQAGVVIGSGSASFEMIRHLTNRLPVMTTPRWVNNKIQPIAVRDVLHYLVAAAEAPLPRSRSYDIGGPDVIRYGEMMQIYAEIAGLRQRRILVLPVLTPKLAGLWIGLVTPIPRSLGRALIESLHNDAVVGEHDIDDVIPPPAAGLTSYRDAVRLALRRIDNGEVETTWASASPVGAPSDPLPSDPDWAGEVVYTDERSKECAADAHTLWSVVESIGGENGWYSFPLAWSVRGWLDRIAGGVGLTRGRRNPKQLNTGDPLDFWRVEHIERGSLLRLRAEMRAPGGAWLEWRVRPVDQDSSRLEQRAIFFPKGLAGRLYWYSILPFHGIIFRGMMENITGAAARLGHTVQRG is encoded by the coding sequence ATGACACAGTTACGCGTACTGGTCACGGGTGCTACGGGATACATCGGTGGACGCCTCGCACCCCGACTGCTGGAAGCCGGGTATCAGGTGCGGGTGCTGGCACGTTCCCCCGAGAAGCTCACCGATGTTCCGTGGGCATCGGACGTCGACATTGCTCGCGGTGACCTGAGCGATCCCGAATCCCTTTCTGCCGCTTTCGCGGACGTGGACGTCGTCTACTACCTCGTCCATTCCATGGGCGGCCCGGACGAGTTCGAGGAGGCCGAACGGGTCAGCGCGGAGAACGTCGCTCGAGCCGCCCACACGGCCGGGGTTGGACGCATCGTCTATCTGGGCGGGCTCCACCCCGAATCCGCGGACCTGTCTCCGCACCTCCGTTCTCGGACGGAAGTCGGGAAGATCCTCACCGAGTCCGGCGTGCCCACAATGGTTCTGCAGGCCGGGGTCGTGATCGGATCCGGTTCGGCCTCTTTCGAAATGATCCGTCACCTCACCAACAGACTTCCCGTGATGACGACGCCGCGGTGGGTGAACAACAAGATCCAACCCATCGCCGTCCGCGACGTCCTGCACTACCTCGTCGCGGCAGCGGAGGCCCCGTTACCGCGCAGCCGCTCCTACGACATCGGCGGCCCCGACGTGATCCGGTACGGCGAGATGATGCAGATCTATGCGGAGATCGCCGGACTGCGGCAACGCAGAATTCTCGTCCTGCCCGTGCTCACACCGAAACTCGCCGGTTTGTGGATAGGACTGGTCACCCCCATACCGCGTTCGCTGGGCCGCGCACTGATCGAATCACTGCACAACGATGCCGTCGTCGGCGAGCACGACATCGACGACGTGATTCCACCACCGGCAGCAGGGCTGACGTCGTACCGTGACGCCGTTCGATTGGCGTTGCGGCGCATCGACAACGGTGAGGTCGAGACCACCTGGGCAAGTGCGTCCCCCGTGGGTGCCCCGTCCGATCCGCTTCCGTCCGACCCCGACTGGGCCGGTGAGGTGGTCTACACCGACGAGCGCAGCAAGGAGTGCGCTGCGGATGCGCACACCCTGTGGAGCGTCGTCGAGAGTATCGGCGGGGAAAACGGATGGTACTCGTTTCCGCTGGCCTGGTCCGTGCGTGGCTGGCTCGATCGGATCGCCGGCGGTGTCGGGCTCACTCGCGGTCGTAGAAATCCGAAGCAGCTCAATACCGGTGATCCACTGGATTTCTGGCGTGTCGAGCATATCGAGCGCGGTTCGCTGTTGCGGCTGCGCGCGGAGATGCGGGCTCCCGGCGGAGCCTGGCTCGAATGGCGTGTCCGCCCCGTCGATCAGGACTCGTCGCGGTTGGAGCAACGCGCCATATTTTTCCCGAAAGGACTGGCGGGCCGGCTGTATTGGTACTCCATCCTTCCGTTCCACGGGATCATCTTTCGGGGAATGATGGAGAACATCACCGGCGCCGCCGCCCGCCTGGGTCACACGGTGCAGAGGGGTTGA
- a CDS encoding lipocalin family protein has translation MGVSTMRGCAVGLATAAAAVLLAAGPAQAEPMGQAEFPGALAPVADLDVERYAGTWYQLAAVPQPFNLDCARDTRATYGVRDSTNVSVSNSCTTWTGGTSGIEGNARVNDPVTNAQLHVSFPSVPFQSGPEGPTNYVVTYIADDYSWALVGDPARTSGFVLSRTPAVDDSGWTQIRQVVESRGYNSCLLLTSPTTGGRDNIQPLCTV, from the coding sequence ATGGGCGTTTCGACAATGCGTGGATGTGCCGTCGGACTTGCGACCGCTGCCGCCGCTGTGTTGCTTGCAGCGGGTCCGGCGCAGGCAGAACCGATGGGGCAGGCGGAGTTCCCTGGGGCACTAGCCCCTGTCGCCGACCTCGACGTGGAGCGGTATGCCGGTACCTGGTACCAACTGGCAGCGGTACCGCAACCGTTCAACCTCGATTGCGCGCGCGACACGAGAGCCACCTACGGAGTGCGCGATTCCACGAATGTGAGTGTTTCCAACTCCTGCACGACGTGGACGGGGGGAACGAGCGGCATCGAAGGGAACGCGCGCGTCAACGATCCCGTCACCAACGCACAATTGCACGTGAGTTTTCCCTCGGTACCGTTTCAGAGCGGACCCGAGGGTCCCACCAACTATGTGGTGACCTACATCGCCGACGACTATTCGTGGGCACTGGTCGGCGATCCGGCGCGCACGTCGGGTTTCGTCCTGTCGCGGACTCCTGCGGTAGACGATTCCGGCTGGACGCAGATCCGCCAGGTGGTGGAATCGCGGGGTTACAACTCGTGCCTGCTGCTGACCTCACCGACCACCGGAGGTCGAGACAACATTCAACCCCTCTGCACCGTGTGA